Proteins encoded together in one Candidatus Binatia bacterium window:
- a CDS encoding Zn-ribbon domain-containing OB-fold protein codes for MTETAYAKPLPATEGLAKEFYDWCKQHELRFQRCAGCGTWRHVPREMCAECGSWKWEWAKSSGRGKVFTWTVVARALHPAFQHDTPYAPVVVEMDEGVRLLSLVTDCTPDQLQIGMPVEVTFDDVTPEITLPRFRRSR; via the coding sequence GTGACTGAGACAGCATACGCCAAACCACTGCCTGCCACGGAAGGCTTGGCGAAAGAGTTCTACGACTGGTGCAAGCAGCACGAGTTGCGGTTTCAGCGCTGCGCCGGTTGCGGCACCTGGCGACACGTCCCACGCGAGATGTGTGCCGAGTGCGGCTCGTGGAAATGGGAGTGGGCCAAGTCGAGCGGCCGCGGAAAAGTGTTCACCTGGACGGTCGTCGCCCGAGCCTTGCATCCGGCCTTTCAGCACGACACCCCCTACGCACCGGTCGTGGTCGAGATGGACGAAGGCGTGCGGCTGCTCAGCCTGGTCACGGATTGCACCCCCGACCAGCTGCAGATCGGCATGCCCGTCGAGGTCACCTTCGACGACGTCACGCCGGAGATCACTCTTCCACGATTCCGCCGTTCCCGCTGA
- a CDS encoding transporter produces the protein MKDQACIIGIGETAYTRGKGSGMTGLGLQLQAAVRAVDNAGLRNNHIDGLMPFPGLGTAEEFAANLGIDNLRYAATINMGGAAPVASLQAAAMAVVTGTANYVLILGGWNGYSGPRTRQVVTADTAALPGRGIARDYYFPHGLTAPPQWYALMARRHMYEFGTKQEQLGAIAVAMRKHAQLNPQAVMCGRPLTIDDYLKSPVIADPYRLFDCCLETDGAAAVVVTSVERARDLKRTPVYIMGVAAGQPYPADEITNRKDIFKTGLTMAAPKAFAMAGIRPSDVDFAEIYDCFTFEVLQQIEEAGFCKRGEGGAFVAGGRIELGGELPVNTHGGLLSEAHTLGLNHIVEAVRQLRGEAGERQVKNAEIGVVTGWGDFGDGSIAILRR, from the coding sequence GTGAAAGATCAAGCCTGCATCATTGGGATTGGAGAAACCGCGTACACCCGCGGCAAGGGTTCCGGAATGACCGGGCTCGGCCTGCAATTGCAGGCGGCGGTGCGCGCCGTTGACAATGCCGGGCTGAGGAACAACCACATCGACGGCCTCATGCCGTTTCCCGGTCTGGGGACGGCGGAAGAATTTGCGGCTAACCTCGGCATTGACAACCTGCGCTACGCGGCCACGATCAACATGGGCGGGGCGGCACCGGTGGCCTCGCTTCAGGCAGCGGCGATGGCGGTTGTCACCGGTACCGCCAACTATGTGCTGATCTTGGGTGGGTGGAACGGGTATTCCGGTCCCCGGACCCGTCAGGTCGTTACTGCCGATACCGCGGCGCTGCCGGGACGAGGCATCGCCCGTGACTATTACTTTCCCCACGGCTTGACCGCGCCGCCGCAATGGTACGCCTTGATGGCGCGCCGTCACATGTACGAGTTCGGCACCAAGCAAGAGCAACTGGGCGCCATCGCGGTAGCGATGCGCAAGCACGCGCAGCTCAACCCGCAAGCGGTGATGTGCGGTCGTCCCTTGACGATCGATGACTATTTGAAATCGCCGGTCATCGCCGATCCGTACAGGCTCTTCGACTGCTGTCTGGAGACCGACGGGGCCGCCGCTGTAGTCGTCACTTCGGTGGAGCGGGCGCGTGATCTGAAGCGCACGCCTGTCTACATTATGGGTGTCGCGGCCGGCCAGCCCTATCCGGCGGACGAGATCACCAACCGGAAAGACATCTTCAAGACTGGCCTGACCATGGCGGCCCCGAAGGCGTTTGCGATGGCTGGGATCCGTCCGAGCGACGTCGATTTCGCCGAGATCTATGACTGCTTCACCTTCGAGGTCTTGCAGCAGATAGAGGAGGCGGGGTTCTGTAAACGAGGCGAGGGTGGGGCGTTCGTTGCCGGCGGACGCATCGAGTTGGGTGGCGAACTGCCTGTGAATACCCATGGCGGCCTGCTGTCCGAGGCGCATACGCTGGGCCTCAATCACATTGTGGAGGCGGTGCGCCAACTCCGCGGCGAAGCGGGCGAGCGCCAGGTCAAGAATGCCGAGATCGGCGTGGTGACCGGCTGGGGCGACTTTGGCGACGGCAGCATTGCCATCCTCAGAAGATAA
- a CDS encoding xanthine dehydrogenase family protein molybdopterin-binding subunit: MAAEMTKTLSDLPVSATRFIGRAVNRVEDPQLLTGRTEFIDNVVLPGMLHCAILRSPYAHARIKSIDVRAAEQLPGVVAVVTGEEARRTTQVMASLPPEWGTYCLAADKARFVGEPVAAVAASSRYVAEDALELINVEYEPLTAVVEPTQALEPGSPLVFEERGTNVMLQRVLTWGEVDQAFREADQVFTEQFRWHRLGANPMETCGIISQWDPVEGSLTCRGSFQAPGHMALGAAGMLGLPLHRVRMIGHPHGGSFGGKGGARGVGITALLSRKSGGRPVKWIEDRMEYLVAGGSQSWDRFYEVSLAVKKNGTVTGLKVQLVDNMGATGEGFAAFSTAKPLASFTGCYTIASAQYDLRLVATNKSPQSPYRGMGPPPHNWVLEQMMDIAARGVGLDPAEIRRRNFIAPEQFPYTIPSGNEYDSGNYEAALNKVLEMSAYQRLRQEQAAARQQGRCVGIGVVSTIEPGVFDWNAYAIVGMPMTGVPEGVTVSINLFGKIIVRVGFPLEGQGQYTIASQVLADYFGMEMSDIVVVPQDTLSAPPAFGPGGSRLGVALTGAILGAADQLRDKLIKVAARLMQTEPANMELMDGKLQIKGVPGAEMPLAQVAVVMLTRSDLLPPDIDPRPEATYVWTAPGRTQPDEQGRAKSYLTAANACHVVMVEVDAETGKVEILKYYIADDCGTRLNPATVEGQTQGSLAQGVGAALLEEYVYDDDGQLLTSTFMDYLLPTIYDVPMAEKAALVTPSPFTPLGAKGVGEGAMHTTPAAIMCAINDALLPLGVRAHEVPATPNRLWKLIQEQKRKT, encoded by the coding sequence ATGGCTGCGGAGATGACCAAGACGCTGTCGGATCTGCCGGTGAGCGCCACCCGGTTTATCGGGCGGGCGGTGAACCGGGTGGAGGATCCGCAGCTGCTGACCGGGCGCACCGAATTCATCGACAACGTAGTGCTGCCCGGGATGCTGCACTGTGCGATCTTGCGCAGCCCGTATGCGCACGCGCGCATCAAGAGCATCGATGTCCGTGCGGCGGAGCAACTGCCGGGGGTGGTGGCGGTGGTCACCGGTGAAGAGGCGCGGCGTACGACCCAGGTGATGGCCAGCCTGCCACCGGAGTGGGGCACCTACTGTCTGGCGGCGGATAAGGCCCGTTTTGTCGGGGAACCGGTGGCGGCGGTGGCGGCCAGTAGCCGGTACGTGGCGGAGGATGCCCTCGAACTCATCAACGTCGAGTACGAGCCCTTGACGGCGGTAGTGGAGCCCACCCAGGCGCTCGAGCCTGGCAGCCCGCTGGTGTTCGAGGAGCGCGGCACCAACGTCATGTTGCAGCGGGTGCTGACGTGGGGCGAGGTGGATCAAGCGTTCCGCGAGGCGGACCAGGTTTTCACCGAGCAGTTCCGCTGGCATCGACTGGGCGCCAACCCGATGGAGACCTGCGGCATCATCAGCCAGTGGGATCCGGTGGAAGGCAGCTTGACCTGTCGGGGGAGCTTCCAGGCGCCCGGGCATATGGCCTTGGGGGCGGCGGGGATGCTGGGGCTACCACTGCACAGGGTCCGCATGATCGGCCACCCACACGGTGGGAGCTTCGGCGGAAAAGGGGGCGCGCGTGGCGTGGGCATCACGGCTTTGCTGTCGCGCAAGAGCGGCGGGCGGCCGGTGAAGTGGATCGAAGACCGGATGGAGTATCTGGTCGCCGGCGGGAGTCAGTCCTGGGACCGCTTCTACGAAGTCTCACTGGCGGTGAAGAAGAACGGCACGGTCACCGGCCTCAAGGTGCAGTTGGTGGACAACATGGGGGCGACCGGAGAGGGATTTGCGGCTTTTTCCACAGCCAAGCCACTGGCATCGTTCACCGGGTGCTATACGATTGCGAGCGCGCAGTATGACCTGCGTCTGGTAGCCACCAACAAGTCGCCGCAGAGCCCCTATCGTGGGATGGGGCCACCGCCGCACAACTGGGTGCTCGAGCAGATGATGGACATCGCGGCGCGCGGTGTGGGGCTGGACCCGGCCGAGATCCGGCGCCGGAACTTCATCGCGCCGGAGCAGTTCCCGTACACGATTCCCAGCGGCAACGAATACGACAGCGGCAACTACGAAGCGGCGTTGAACAAGGTGCTCGAGATGTCGGCGTACCAGCGCCTGCGCCAGGAGCAGGCGGCGGCGCGTCAGCAGGGGCGCTGCGTGGGGATCGGGGTGGTCAGCACGATCGAGCCCGGCGTGTTCGACTGGAATGCGTACGCCATCGTCGGGATGCCGATGACCGGAGTGCCCGAAGGCGTGACGGTGAGCATCAACCTCTTTGGCAAGATCATCGTGCGGGTCGGATTTCCGCTGGAGGGCCAGGGGCAGTACACCATCGCCTCACAAGTGTTGGCGGACTACTTCGGCATGGAGATGAGCGACATCGTCGTTGTCCCACAGGATACGCTCTCCGCGCCGCCGGCGTTTGGGCCGGGGGGCAGTCGCCTAGGTGTGGCGCTGACCGGCGCCATCCTGGGAGCCGCCGACCAGCTGCGCGACAAGTTGATCAAGGTTGCCGCCCGACTGATGCAGACCGAACCCGCCAATATGGAGCTGATGGACGGGAAGCTGCAGATCAAGGGCGTGCCTGGGGCGGAGATGCCGCTGGCGCAGGTGGCGGTCGTCATGCTCACACGCAGTGATCTGCTGCCGCCGGACATCGATCCGCGTCCGGAGGCCACCTACGTGTGGACGGCGCCGGGGCGCACGCAGCCCGACGAGCAGGGGCGGGCGAAGAGTTACCTGACGGCCGCCAATGCGTGCCACGTGGTGATGGTGGAGGTGGATGCGGAGACCGGCAAGGTCGAGATCCTGAAGTACTACATTGCCGACGATTGCGGCACACGGCTCAACCCGGCCACGGTGGAGGGCCAGACCCAGGGCAGCCTGGCGCAAGGGGTGGGGGCGGCGTTGCTGGAGGAGTACGTCTACGATGACGACGGCCAGCTGTTGACCTCGACGTTCATGGACTACCTGTTGCCGACGATTTACGACGTGCCGATGGCGGAGAAGGCGGCCCTGGTGACGCCGTCGCCGTTCACGCCGCTGGGGGCCAAGGGGGTAGGCGAGGGCGCCATGCACACCACGCCGGCCGCCATCATGTGCGCCATCAATGACGCTCTCCTCCCGCTCGGCGTGCGGGCGCACGAGGTGCCGGCGACGCCGAATCGGCTGTGGAAGCTGATACAGGAACAAAAACGTAAAACGTAA
- a CDS encoding (2Fe-2S)-binding protein — protein MTAPRPIRLTVNGVSYEAAVEPRTTLVDFLRQDLGLTGTHVGCEQGACGACTILLNGQAVRSCLMLAVQADGAEVMTVEGLGGRDGALHPLQQAFMEEHGLQCGFCTPGFLMSAYELLQQHPQPSDDEIKEALGGNLCRCTGYMAIMKSVRVAATKLRAASPAAAGTVEK, from the coding sequence ATGACAGCGCCGAGACCGATTCGGCTCACCGTGAACGGCGTGAGCTATGAGGCGGCGGTGGAGCCGCGGACCACGCTGGTGGACTTTCTGCGGCAAGATCTGGGCCTGACGGGGACGCACGTGGGCTGTGAGCAAGGGGCCTGCGGGGCGTGTACGATCCTGTTGAACGGACAGGCGGTGCGGTCGTGCTTGATGCTGGCGGTGCAGGCCGACGGGGCGGAGGTGATGACGGTGGAGGGCCTGGGAGGCCGCGACGGCGCGCTGCACCCGCTGCAGCAAGCGTTCATGGAAGAGCACGGGCTGCAGTGTGGGTTTTGCACGCCGGGGTTCTTGATGTCGGCGTACGAACTGCTGCAGCAGCATCCGCAGCCGAGCGACGACGAGATCAAGGAGGCGCTGGGCGGCAACCTCTGCCGCTGTACGGGGTACATGGCGATCATGAAGTCGGTCCGCGTGGCGGCGACGAAACTCCGTGCGGCATCGCCCGCTGCCGCGGGGACTGTCGAGAAATGA
- a CDS encoding xanthine dehydrogenase family protein subunit M codes for MKPPRFEYAAPTTVAEAVLLLQEHESEAKILAGGQSLMPLLNMRLTRPGLLIDLGKVAELKYIRESDGGLAIGAMTTKRTVEDSAMVKSRYPLLHAATLLIGHAQIRNRGTVGGSLAHADPAAEYPALAVAVDAQLRAVGPKGERTMAAAEFYVSYLTTALEPTEILTEVRVPALAKDTGWSCAEVARRHGDFAMTGAVVTVQLGSDGRCAQSRIVLFGVGPTPLRAQAAEQVVIGQTPSEQLWAQAGQRVSEVIEEPLSDVHASAEYRRYLAQVLTRRALAEAAARARGAA; via the coding sequence ATGAAGCCACCACGCTTTGAGTACGCCGCGCCGACGACGGTGGCGGAGGCGGTGTTGTTGCTGCAAGAGCACGAGAGTGAGGCGAAGATCCTGGCCGGCGGGCAGAGCTTGATGCCGTTGCTCAACATGCGGCTGACGCGGCCGGGGCTGTTGATCGACCTGGGCAAAGTGGCCGAGCTGAAGTACATCCGCGAGAGCGATGGTGGGCTGGCCATCGGGGCGATGACCACCAAGCGCACGGTGGAGGACTCGGCGATGGTGAAGAGTCGCTACCCCTTGCTCCACGCCGCCACGCTGCTGATCGGCCACGCGCAGATCCGTAACCGCGGCACGGTGGGCGGCTCGCTGGCGCACGCGGACCCCGCCGCCGAATACCCGGCGCTGGCGGTGGCCGTCGATGCGCAGCTGCGGGCGGTGGGGCCGAAGGGTGAGCGCACGATGGCGGCGGCGGAGTTTTACGTGAGCTATCTGACCACGGCGCTGGAGCCGACGGAGATATTGACCGAGGTGCGCGTGCCGGCGCTGGCGAAGGATACGGGCTGGTCCTGCGCCGAAGTCGCCCGCCGGCACGGGGACTTTGCCATGACCGGGGCGGTGGTGACGGTGCAACTGGGGAGCGACGGGCGCTGCGCCCAGAGCCGCATCGTGCTGTTCGGGGTGGGGCCCACCCCGCTGCGGGCGCAGGCGGCGGAACAGGTGGTCATCGGACAGACGCCGAGTGAGCAGCTGTGGGCGCAAGCCGGGCAGCGGGTGAGCGAAGTGATCGAGGAACCATTGTCGGATGTGCACGCCTCGGCGGAGTACCGCCGGTATCTGGCGCAGGTGCTGACGCGGCGCGCGCTGGCCGAGGCGGCGGCACGGGCTCGAGGTGCGGCGTGA
- a CDS encoding CoA transferase: protein MPLGNIRVLDLSRYAPGPYCTMLMADLGADVIVVEEPPEVGRRVDRAMGVSERNKAFLPMGRNKRSVALDLRDERMRQVLFRLIERAEVFRHTWPGAYASTAAG, encoded by the coding sequence ATGCCGCTAGGAAACATACGCGTGTTGGATTTATCGCGCTACGCGCCGGGGCCGTACTGCACCATGCTGATGGCGGACCTCGGTGCCGACGTCATCGTCGTGGAGGAGCCGCCCGAGGTTGGCCGCCGCGTCGACCGCGCCATGGGAGTGAGCGAGCGCAACAAGGCCTTCCTGCCCATGGGCCGCAACAAGCGATCGGTGGCGCTCGATCTACGGGACGAGCGCATGCGCCAGGTGTTGTTCCGGCTGATCGAGCGCGCCGAAGTTTTCAGACACACCTGGCCAGGTGCGTACGCCAGCACCGCGGCCGGGTGA